Part of the Halodesulfovibrio sp. genome is shown below.
TTCTTCTCTCATGTACCTGCAACAATTTCCTATCAGCAACTTAAAAATTGATCGAAGCTTTGTGACTGACATGGAAAAAAACCCAGCCAACTATGAAATTGTCAAAGCTGTTATTGCACTGGCACACGCGCTCGGGTTGACGGTAGTAGCGGAAGGTGTGGAAGAAGAAGAGCAGCGGATAATGCTACAGGAAGCGGGTTGTGATTTTGCACAAGGCTACTTATTTTCGCGTCCAATTAATCCTCAGGAAATACCAGACACGGTACAATATATGCAACCAGCAACACAGTATCTGCAAGCAGAGTAGCGCCGGAAGAAACCCAGCACTTTTCAAAAAACAATCGACAGGCACGTACCGGCACCGTAATCTAATGCAATGTCAGAAACGTTATCAATCCGTAAATCATTCATTGCAGGTGCAAGCACAATTATACCAGTAATGCCGGGAATCATACCATTTGGTATGCTGACCGGTGTGGTAACCATTGCTGCTGGAGTATCTCCAGTTAAAGCAATTTTCATGACTTTGGCCATGTTTGCCGGAGCCGCACAGGTTTCAGTAGCGCAGCTAATGGCAGAGCACAGTTCTGCTATCATCATAGTCGCAACAGCTATCATGATTAATCTTCGCTTTATCATGTATAGCGCTTCTATCACGCCATATCTTGGAACAGTTTCTCTCTGGCAGCGTTTGTTTTTATCGTACACTCTTTCCGATCAAGCATATGCTGTTTCCATTGTTGAATTCAACAAGCCGGATAGCCCATTCCTGCGAGCACCCTTCTTTGCCGGTGCATGCACATCATTGTATTTTACTTGGATGTTCGCCACGCTTTGCGGTATTTTTTTTGGTGCACTCATCCCACCGAGCTGGTCTTTTGACTTTGCAATACCGTTGACGTTTCTAGCGCTACTCGTACCCAATATCACTGACCGCTCCACCGCACTTGCAGCTTTTATTGCTGCACTTGTAGCGCTTCTTACTGTTTCACTTCCATACAACATGGGGCTGATGCTCGGCGCTGTCTCTGGTATTGCAGCTGGATATTTTTCGGAGAGAAAAAAGCATCATGACTAATTCAATATTCTGGCTCACTATTTCCGCCATCGGTATAGCAACAATACTTATGCGAGGATCGTTCATCCTCACAGCCGAACGATTTAAGTTAAATGATAAGTTCGAAAGTCTTCTGAAATTTATACCAGCATCAGTTTTGGCAGCGTTAGTTACACCCGCTATTTGTTACCATGAAGGAGCTATCGATGTTCTCGGTGGTAAGGAACGAATTATTGCAGCACTAGTCGCGCTAGTTGTCGCGTATAAAACGCGCAACATTCTTTTCACAATCCTCTCAGGAATGGGGACACTGTATCTTCTTGGATACTTATTTTAATCTCCATAGTGCTTGAATCCTCTCTTGTGCGCAGCACCAATGGCTCCTTGGTCTCAAAAAAGTATGCTGTTAACTACTCGAAACACCAGTAAGCTTTACGCCTTCATAAAAATCCATATTGCTGGACACTTCATTAATTCGGTCCCCGATAGTTAAAAACGTATCAAGCACAACAGGATCAAAATGCTTACCCCGTTCACCAAGCATCACGTCAATAGCCTCATCATGTGGCATAGCTTTTTTATACACACGCTCCATTGTGAGCGCATCATACACATCAGCAACTGCCATAATTCTACCTGCAAGAGGGATCTCGTTTCCTTTTAACCCATAGGGGTATCCTGAACCATCCCACTTTTCATGGTGAGTTCCTGCAATATCAACAGCAGTTCGTAAATGCGCACCATCGTCCAAAAGGGAAAGCATCCGGCATAAAACCTGCTCACCGATTCGCGAATGAGTTTTAATAATTTCGAACTCATCTTCACTCAATTTACCGGGCTTCATAAGTATTGAATCAGGGATTCCGATCTTCCCGATATCATGCAGCGGAGCAGACATAGTAATGTGATCGAT
Proteins encoded:
- a CDS encoding AzlC family ABC transporter permease, which translates into the protein MLTGVVTIAAGVSPVKAIFMTLAMFAGAAQVSVAQLMAEHSSAIIIVATAIMINLRFIMYSASITPYLGTVSLWQRLFLSYTLSDQAYAVSIVEFNKPDSPFLRAPFFAGACTSLYFTWMFATLCGIFFGALIPPSWSFDFAIPLTFLALLVPNITDRSTALAAFIAALVALLTVSLPYNMGLMLGAVSGIAAGYFSERKKHHD
- a CDS encoding AzlD domain-containing protein is translated as MTNSIFWLTISAIGIATILMRGSFILTAERFKLNDKFESLLKFIPASVLAALVTPAICYHEGAIDVLGGKERIIAALVALVVAYKTRNILFTILSGMGTLYLLGYLF